DNA from Vitis vinifera cultivar Pinot Noir 40024 chromosome 19, ASM3070453v1:
GCAAGTTGCAACATAACATTACTggttttcatgagtttttaatgATCCTAGTAAATATTAATGAAGGAATTTGTAGTTAAGGAACCTGTAGGAACTGGCACCAGTGATCAACCAACGCCCATTGCTTTTCAGCAAATAGTAACTGCCACATACCAATTGCAGTATCCAATGCCAAAGATTTCTGACCCTGCAATCAGTAAATGAACATCAGTACCTGAAATCATGGAGATATCAAaagtaaatcaattttttatcaaGCACTAATTTTTTCAATTGCATAAACATATAGCTGGCACTCTCAAAAGGTTGAGTATATTCCATaatagaatttatatatattgtttcaTGTAACTGCCACCACCAACCCTGTGACCTGAATGCCTCTTAAACAACTCGATTAAATAATCCCCCATCACCACAAATATAACTGAAACCCAAACTATCACCAAAAATAAAGGGAACAATAAACATGTGAATGATCTGAACAAAGGTGTGCATTCGCCTTGATGAACGCTCAAACACCATCATGTTCTTTTCCTGCTCTTTTTCACGCAATAACTTCCTTCTGTGACGACCACTTGCTCCATTACCAAGTTAGTTTCACAATAACAATTATGACTTTTGGGGTTTAAAAAAGAATCAAAGGAGAGTAGATGCCctgaagaaataagaaaaaagtgaaagatAACATTTTACCCTCCTTTCAAAATGGCTCatatgcaataaataaaaaaatgccaaTGGCAGAAATACATAAACAATTTAGCTGATGATAAAAATACCCTCAGCAACAACAGGAAGGCAATTTTGCTTACAATTTGAACACATTGATTGGCATGTTGTTTCTTACAGCATTTTATAAGaaaaccaatttctctgagaTCAGCTTTTCTATTAGTGTTAAGAGTGAAGCAAAATGTTGATGGCTGTTCAACAGGATTGGTTATCGTACTGGCACTATTCTCTTTGCTCTTCCGGTGGCTCCCTATTGGACTTCAGAAGTCCATGGCGACTTATGATTCTAGACTCTTTATCAGGCTCTCATAGTGGCCTTCAGATATGCTTCCTTGATCTGGTTTGGAGCAATCTCTCCTATTTAATTCACCATAGCCATACTTATTgacatttttctctcttctctgtGTGTGTTTCAAATATTTGCTCATTTTCACTCAAAAAGAATCCTCAATCCACAACAATTTTCAGTTTTAAAGCTTTAATAATAAGCAAAACTTGAAATGTAGAAAAGATTGGTAACAACTAAGAAGCAAGGACAAATTTGAAGGAATATTTGACAGTATGAACTATTGAAAAGAGCTATGATTTCAAGATACTCTAAAAAAGGATAAagattataaaaagaaaaaaaaaagttaataatgaaaaagaaaacctcAATATGTTTATGCATAAAACATGTGTACCTTTTCTTTAGCCCAGCCAAAAGCAAAGTTGTATATCTCACGGAACTTTTCTGGAATATAGTAAGAAACAGACAACATTTCAGCAAGAAAAGACCAAAAGTTCAATCTATTATTCTCACAGTACTGATCAAATCAAACTATTACCAAAAGAAgtcattttttctcaaaaatatatattaaaatttgacTATATCTATAAGTAGCAACAGCACATATGGAATTATAAAGTAATTTGATCACATAGAGAGAATTATGTATCTTTACACATACGTTCATCTTTCAGCTCAGTACGCATGAATTGTATCCTCTCACGAAATTTCTCCAGTGAATCTATCCTGTAGAGGGCATATATAGCTTTCAATGAAATTCACCTCATAGCAGtttcaatataatataattcaaattatcAAGGAAAAATATACAAAACAGAAAGGCCAAAGGATACATACCCCAATGCTTGCAATCCACTAATGAACTCCTGTTTTGAAAATTCGCACATTGTGGCAGCCTTCATGTGCCATGAGACAACTAACTGCAGgaaatgggaaaagaaaaatgatcatCTAGGTCAGAAAAATTGTCCAACCAGGTCATTAATCAATCTTCTTGATAAATAATCTCAAAACCAAACAACCACTATCATGAATTATAGATACAGATCCGGGCTTCGGAAATTTCATGCTTAAAAGCTTCTCACAATTTCTTTATTAAcaagttgaaataaaaaatttattcttaaaattttcagaCTAGATGGATAATAAAGCTCAACATTCACACATATAATGTgacaagaaaaaatggaaaagatcGTGATCAGgttaaaaacaaatcaaaaaccTCACTATTCACACCACTTCCACTACTGCCAAATCTTCACAAAAGTATTCTGAAAATTTTGGTAATTTCTCAAATACATTTTCAGTCCAAACTCCACatctaaaatttgaatttagcaTATTGTGGGTTGTCACTCAATGGACTTTGTAGAAATTCTCATATAGTTTCTATTTACCggggaaaaaaatgaatctaGTAGCAAAGGATAATCTTCCAGGGTAAAATCCAATGTGTCACCATGTAgacatgatttattatatttataaaattcctTTTTGACTCTGCTCATGCTCCTGTCTTGGAGAAGTTCTATGCTCCCTATGCAATCTTCTCGAACATTCATTATGAATTACCCACCTAGGAAACTAGTTAACCATGCATGCCTTGTATAGCAATATGCACATACCATAACAATATCTTGAGGATCCACCTgcccaaagaaaaaagaagagtaAGTTCATATTCTGTGAGAATATAAATGTGTTGAACAACCTTTAGAGAGGagaatatcattattttttttaaaaagaaaggcTTTAGTACTTAATTAAAATGGTCCATAAGCTCCAAAGCATTATGGGCAAAACCTTTCCAGATTTTTTCTTCCTAAGATACTAGAAATGTTTCTATAAGATTTAATTGTGTGATTAAGAATGTTAACAACAATAAATCAAGACAGCTACCTGAAGGTCATTGCAAAGGACGGAGATGCCATCAGCCATTATCATATCAACATATGGATCTGCAAAATATGAGAGTTCCCTTGAAGTTAAAACTTCTTTATTAACACCAATTCATGGCTTACATTATTTATGTATGACAAAAATAAACCATATCAGGTGCTTTAGGCAgtaggaaaattgaaatctatATTAATAATGCTGGTTTGGGTTGGATCACTGGGCATTCTACTAGAACCATGAATAGCAGGTTCTCTCTATCAAAATGATTCTGATTCATATCCCATGTGATTATGGGATGCATGAGAATTTCCATGAACAATTCGTCTACAGTGTATATTTGAATGTAACACATTATGCAGAAATTGTGATTTTCAAAGAAACTGAATGGGAACCTTAATAAGTGATGGTTAGCCAAAAGGTTGCAGGATACGAAGCATTAGAATTGGACTTCCTTGCTGTCTATGAGTTCTTGGGACCATAGTGGTTATCAAGAAGACTAAAAGTTCTTTCAGGGTCCAATGTGGTTATTGGCACCTCTACAATTTTGAACATCCTCTTCAACTGAGATAATAGGGGAACTAGCGAGGTTGATGGGCTAAATAGGCCTTGAGTAAGAGCTAGAACTTCAAAACAATTTAGACCTCTATGGTCTGGGCTTCCCCATGCAGTGGTGGGGACTTCCATTAGTAACTCCAATGCCATTAGATTTCGTAATGAGAAATCTAGGAATTCTATAACTGCCAAAAAGGATGAGGGACTTAATATTCTAATTCAGAGCTGTGGCTTGAAAAGTGCTTGCTAAACCAAAagccatagttttaaaaggcgaAAAGGTGCATTTAAAGCCTTTCTAAAGCTTAGGTGCAAGGcacacaaaacaaaaaataacctAGAATCCAtgtcactttaaaaaaaaatatgaggttctttctacaatttcattttatttttgataggctTCCTGCCACAATTTTATAGCCACCAAACATGGAAAACTCCTTGTTAACTTCTTAGAGAATATCTGATTCAACATCAAACTCCACAAAATCAACCAATCTCCCAACCCTTCTCcctgaaaataaatatattgttctACAGAGTAATAATATAAAGAGAAACGAGCATGCACTGAGAACTGCATGAGGAATCATCCTCGTTAAGCTGAGTGAGCACTTGGATTAGCTTGCAGTAGTAAAGTGTTAAGGccacaaggaagagtcatttGCAATGAAATGATAGAagagcaaaaaaaaaggaaaggaaaaaaacatgttGAACAACCTGAGAAAGGCACAAAATTCTTGAGTATACACAACCGGAAAACACAAAATGAGCACCTTGGACATGGAAAAGTGACCAGATGGCCAAGAGCTAGAATTCTTTTCATGATCAGGTGTCCAATCAAAATCCCCCTCCTCTTCACGACCCAATTTTCTCAAtcattgcaaaaaaaatttccatggtgttttagaagaagaaaatagaatattCACCTATTGTTACCAAAAACCAAGTTCAGGAACCTttattaaaagggatgaaaccATCCAAGCCAGGATACtctatttttgcattttctacCTAATGGGATTACCAATGGTATGCGTGTTCTATATCATTTTCAAGGAACCACATGGAATCAAGATTCATCATCTAGAGGTTCCCATCTCTCCATCTGGTAGCTGTTTTACTTTCATAGGATAATTTCTTTCAACAAGACTGAGAACAAGGACAGTGTCCTCAATCCCCTTCCAGGCAAATGAAAGCTCTAGATTGTGAGATTACAAGCACTTGGTCTATCCTCAAATTCTAAATTTCATTGCATTCACAAGCAGAAAACCATACCCCCTTGTGTGGATAAAGCTAGCAGACTTAAATTAAACATTCACAAGTACAATAAAGTTGCAATCTTGATGATAGGCAAAAACATAATCAACTGTCTTGCTTAtgacaaaaaaggaaaataagtgtGCAGCATGTGTCATGCACACATTTGAGGAGGTGGTAGTCATTTAGGAACAcaatgggaaaagaaaaacttGCCTTTATATCTACTGTAAAGCTCCTCCAAATGTCTAGAATCAGTAAATGCTTTAATCTGGGGCTGACTGTAAAATACATCAAATGCTCCTTCAAGATGCCAATCACTGGCCTTCAAAGCATGAAGAGCAACTTTTTCACTGCATTTTgaaaggaggaaaaaagaaaaaagaaaaaaaaaaggataaggcttttgtaatattaattgaactaaaaaatgatataaatacacatacacacacagAGAGACCATCTGCCTAGACAACAAAAGGTAATATAACATACGTTCAAATGAAAGAGTAAAGTTGTAAGAGGCAATTGTCCTTGATGAGGAGGTTAGGAGATTTGGAGACATAAAATGTGttgagaaatttttggacaagtTGCGCTTGGTTTTGTTTTGATAGGCCTTAGTGAAAATCTATGGACCAGCTTATTTTTTTCAGGTGTTCTTAATGGAGCTGTCTCTTCAACCAAGTTGACACAGTTCATGTGCTCCATCTAAAGTTGCCTTTCCTACTTAAGGTGGTTAAAGATGAAGACCTCTTGATCAATGTGCTAGTAGTCCCTTTCCCACTACACATTTTCTACCAAGTTAGTCAACTTCTTTTCCTCCATTTTGCAGTCTAGATATTTTTGAGGCTTTAGGCTTCTTTTTTTATGAGTTTCAGTGGTAAACTTATATGGATATTATCCTCATCATCTTCTTTGGAGCCTTTCCAAGGAATGGAATTGAAGAATATGAGTGCAGGGAGCTCTCTAACATTAAATGAAGTTGTGCTGAAATCTATTTTTGCTTAGGCCTCTAGGATGGGGTTGTTGGACACCCACTGAATTATGGATTTAGGTCTTGACATCATGTGTGATTCGACTCTTTGCCCATTCTTTTTAAAGAAGAATGTTTATTCAGAAAAAGGGAAGAGAAGTTTTACTGTTTTCAGCCGCATTTCaatgagaatgaaatttaagggctaaaaatgaaaagattaaaaacccACACTTCCAAATAtgcaaaatatgtaaaataggAAAACAACACAACACGGGATACACAAGTTGACAAATACATCTAATTTTACCAAAATTAGGTTTGTGTATCCTACACACAtgcgcgcacacacacacacacacacacacattctAATAGGCAAATAAAGGAATGCACTAAAAATGCACCTAACAAAAAAGAGGCACAAGCATATTCACATGATGTATTTGAATTCTGAAATACAtatgaagaaaaggaaaaccaaCTAAAAGCAGCCTGAGTAGAAAGTTGCACCCCATAAAAAATTCCAGCATTGTGCTCTTTCCAAACGGTCCCGAACAAACATAACAGAATCAACTTCCAAACCAATGCACAGAAGTTTCATTCCAGCTAATGACTACCTCTTTAGCCAAACTCAATAGAACCCTAAACACTTCTACCAAGAGAAAAACAGGACACAAGGTCAAAGATCCAATCACAATGTATCAGAACATGATTGGAAGATTCAGCATCATGCTTACAAAGGCAACAACTGTTGAGCAGCTTCCAACCATTTCTCATGCGATTATTTATCATGAGCATTTTCTCTAGTACAGCCTCCCATACAAAAAAAACCACCTTAGAAGCAGTATTAGAGCTTCATATCAGTTTAGATGGGAAAGCGACAACATCACCACAGTCAAAGACACGTGATGTGTTCTGATTGAACATTTTCCTTTAGATTCTATAGCATCCACATAATAACTAGAAACAAACCCAGCCTCCGATATTCTCCAATAAGACTATAGCATTGACAGCCAAGATGCAACATGTGAAAATTTCCTAAATTTGCCTCATAAAATCATGCATAACCACAGAAGAATACAAAACATTACTATTGactcttcaaatttttattttgctacGAATCCAAGAACAAAAATTCCACAAATTAATGCATGTCCATTAGtttccaaattcattctttaaTAGCCACTATTACGAGGGAGCGTTTAAGTCAATTCCCCCTGTGCTGATCATCAAGCAATGAATCGGTGTAGTAAATAGTAAACATATCAAACATATACGGAAGATTACATTCAAAATGTTAGAGAAAAATAACCACAAACTTGCAACACACACCTAATcttttcaaattcattaaaatGATATAACGTCCAAGGAGAGCGTAGGTGCAAATAGAAAGAGACACTAAGCTGCTAACAGTTGCTACCTTACAAGTATATGCAAACTAAACAACAGGTATATTCCCTATTAGCGGCATTGCATGTCGTTTAGCATCCTATTTCTAGAAACTGCttctcttttgaaattttttcttttccctttgttTCCATATTGTTTTTCAAACAGGTGCTCACCGAACGATTTTACTCCACGTTTTCAATTTTCCATGCTTCAAATAACAGAAAAAATGCAGTAACAAGTGCAGGTAATAAATGCCCAAGGTTGTTCATCGCCAACCATGGCCACCCCATAAACAGAAATATAAAACTCAGTTCAGCAGTGAAACCCAACACCACTGTTAGATTACCTTGCCCCAGTTATTGCCATGAATTGCTGGACTTTGTCCCGGTGACCTCTACCCAATTTGTGCTGTCAAAAGACATCAAAGTGAATTCACGGAAACcacaagaaataataaaatagatttGAACACACATGATTTAACATCACCAAGCTCACGTGCACCAgaagatttaaaaagaaaacaaaaaaggaagaaaaaaactattccattaaaaaaaacccaaaaaaattctttatccAGGTTATATCCTGAAAAATATTCTCCCATAAGGAAAAAGTGAGTGGTGATATCGAATCATTTGGATCCTAATTTTCACCAACCTTTGATTGCTGAGAAATATTGAATCTGATATTCTTCGTTTACCTAATTAACCTTAATATAACTAATTGGCTCAATCGGCGTCATGCTTTTATTCATTCCACAAAACAAAACTGCATGCAAGACAAGATTCGACcatattctttcttttccaaaattttctcagcagccaaacagAAGGTTTCAGATTGAATCAAAGACAAAACAGAGCTGAACCTACAAATGATTAGAGCTCTCCCGTACAACAATCACCATAATTCACAGATATGAAGAACCCATGGATGAACTCCACAaacaaatagaagaaaaaaccaagaaaaaaaaaaaggcggATAATGAAATTACCATTTTTTGTGAATTTGGAGAAGGAAACCGAATATATGAGAGATGGTTGATGGGTTGTGTGAGaaattctagagagagaaactaGGGTTTCCgggtttttctctctctagaacaCACTATTTTTTTGCACTCAGTAGACCTCAGATATAGCTTTCTTTTTTCTAACCATTTCCGTGTTCTTTCTcgttgttttttatatttaccaaaatgccctcgTGTTGTGTCCCAGtgaaggataaaaatattggtaatccCCGCTTCCATTTTAcgaatatattaaatatatcaaaatcatatcaatagatattaaatcaaaacttattaaaatattaaaaaaaactttaaaaataatataataaatgataataaatattttaaaattattaaaaaaatgatacatatatataatataattaatcataTGATATAAGtcgataaaaaaatattaattttataaatatatttattattaaattatatcaaatattattttacataataatattgtgatattcaattacaatatatataattttgaaattataatccatttaatttcaattgtattaaattatataaaataaataatgatatatgtataattttttttaatttttatatttttatatttaattaatatataaataatataaaaaaaactgttAAGAAAATcataacaataatttttatatttttagttatcaattaaatgaaatttaaaaataaaataattagaattaatttatttattaaaatattattttaatattttgttttataatggttttactatatatttatatgatatttCATTGAAATTTTTGGAAGTTTTCATCATTGGTCTTAATCACGTTCACTCTCAGTAACATTAAGAAGTGGGTTAGGTGGGTCAGGGTCTAATCCATCCCTATTTAAAtatagaattaaatttaatagtTAGATTCAAATGCCTACCTCTATACTATAAAGAATATAGATAGATTTGCATTTCGTCCTAATCtcttataatttgaaaatatagttAAATCGAGTCGGTGCATGTTGATCTCATCATGACTTAACTCAAAAATTAAGGCTTTTTTTTataagtgtttttgaaaatagttttaaagattagtttttaaaaatcatttttttgatgttttgtaaaacaaaagttcatttaaaaatgtgaaaattttaatatattttctatgtttttaaatatattttaaaaataatttttaagaacatttgttttctaattatttttagggAAAAAGAGAATATATCTTCTCTTACTTCCTTCACTCTTTCTTCTCAATAAGACTCCACTTGGCCAACATgtgatgaaattcaaaattctcaaaattcaaGACTTAACACAAGTCCAACTTCCTCTCCTATAAATGTAGTTGCAAAGGCCTTCATCAGGCAGAGTGGGAAAAGAGCTTGGCAAGGGTTCGAGAGCCTGAAAAGAGTTAGTTTCAAGagcaaaaaaaattagagagttcaaaaaattttctcttgtaattttcttctttgagtTAGAGTCATCCCTCTGCTGTCAACAAACTGTATTCATCAGCTCTCTGTAttaaggtatattttcaataaacaaaattttcagattcaaatatttgtgttattatACTTAAATTTCTGTTATAAATTAGACAGTATTAGGCATTaaatatttctgtttttatgcttgAAGATAATTAGACAGATTTAATTATTGCTTGCATGAACTGTTGTATGTCCTGGGTGTAAATGATATCAGAGCCATTTTCTGCTTGAAAATCGAGTGGTGTTACGAGTTGGAACAGTAACTAATCGCAGATTTAGTCTTGACTTAGTTCGGGTTGAATTTTCTGTGAACGGTTTGGTCAGCCTGTGATAAGCGGTGTTTAAGGGTAGAAGGAGCGTAAGTCCCGTGTTGATCCGCTTATGGTGGTCCCTGTTCAGGAAATTATctgaattgattaaggataaaattgtgattattttctgtgacaa
Protein-coding regions in this window:
- the LOC100245090 gene encoding uncharacterized protein LOC100245090 isoform X2, which codes for MAITGASEKVALHALKASDWHLEGAFDVFYSQPQIKAFTDSRHLEELYSRYKDPYVDMIMADGISVLCNDLQVDPQDIVMLVVSWHMKAATMCEFSKQEFISGLQALGIDSLEKFRERIQFMRTELKDEQKFREIYNFAFGWAKEKGQKSLALDTAIGMWQLLFAEKQWALVDHWCQFLQARHNKAISRDTWSQLLEFAKTVDPSLSNYDAEGAWPYLIDEFVEYLNENNIIQKGQPIDWSLKR
- the LOC100245090 gene encoding uncharacterized protein LOC100245090 isoform X1: MHKLGRGHRDKVQQFMAITGASEKVALHALKASDWHLEGAFDVFYSQPQIKAFTDSRHLEELYSRYKDPYVDMIMADGISVLCNDLQVDPQDIVMLVVSWHMKAATMCEFSKQEFISGLQALGIDSLEKFRERIQFMRTELKDEQKFREIYNFAFGWAKEKGQKSLALDTAIGMWQLLFAEKQWALVDHWCQFLQARHNKAISRDTWSQLLEFAKTVDPSLSNYDAEGAWPYLIDEFVEYLNENNIIQKGQPIDWSLKR